Part of the Candidatus Omnitrophota bacterium genome, TAACCCTCGGGCACCTTATTTGTTCAATCCTGGCGATGGCAAGTTGCATATTGTTTATGCGGGGGCTATGTTGCCCCATGCATATTCAACCCTGGAAGCATTTATGGAGGCCCTGTTGCTTATAAAAAAGAACAACCCTTCTTTTTTTAACAGTATCAGTATAGATTGCATAGGCACAGGGAGGGTACCCAATAATTCCAATAGTTTTACCGTATCCAATATTGCAAAGCGTTATAACTTGCTGGATATAGTCCATGAATTTCCAGAAAGAATACCCTATCTAGATACGTTAAATCACTTAAAATATTCATTTGCAGTCTTAATCATAGGTTCTTCAGAGCCGCACTATACTCCTTCAAAGATCTTTCAGGCAATCCTTTCAGGCAGACCGGTTTTGGGCCTATTGCATTCCATGAGCACGGGGATTGATGTTATAAGAGATGCCGATGCCGGAGAAGTTATCACTTTTGACGATGACGACCCGGTAAGTAATAAAATCGGTAAAATCGCCGATTCAATTATAAGTTTAATCAATCAGCGTCGTAACACAGAGGTCAGCAAAAAGTTCCTTTCAAATTATTCTACAGAGGATATTATAACCAGGTTCTCCGGGAAATTTAAGGAAATATTAAATGGTAAAAATGATAAATAAGGGGAAAAAACCGAAACCAAGAGTATTAGTTTGTTGCGGGGATATGGTTTTTAAAGGCGGATTAGAAAGGATGACGTTTGAAGTTATGAGAGCCCTGAAAGAAAAAGGCGCCATAATCCATTGTATTGTGAATTCATGGGAGAACCATGTAATTATTGAGTCCATAAATGAGCTCGGCTTACCATATTCTTTAGGATATAATAAAGCAGAACTTACGCGCCGGCCTAGAAATATATTGATTGCCATGCATATGTTTTTTGATGTTATCATAAATAGCATCTTGCTGTTACTTGTCAGCCTTAAGTTCAGGCCGACGCATATTTTAATCCCGGAATATATTAGCTTACTAAGGAATATGCCAGGGATAATTATATTGCGTATTTTTAAAGCCAGGATTGTAGTGAGAATAGCCAATCCGCCTGTTTATGGCGGAAGTAAATTTTATACTAAGTTATGGCAATTCATGGTAAATCCTTTTGTTGATCGCTATCTTAGTAATTCAGAGTATACAAAAAATGCAGTATTAAAAATGGGGATTAAAGAAGATAAGGTTAAGAGGATTTATAATTGTGTGCCGAAGAGGAAGAGCATTGTTTTAACTCCGGCAAAGAAAGATTTCAATAAGATAATATTTGTCGGCCAGATCATACCTGAAAAAGGCTTGGACCTTTTGTTTGATGCCGTAATTTTATTAAAAGAACAGGGTTTGAATGTTACTCTTGATATTATCGGCCAGATGGAAGGATGGGTTTCTCCTTCCTATGTCGGATATAGGGAGGATTTATTGAAACGGGCAGCCGAGCCGTATTTGAAGGATATTGTCAGATTCTTAGGGTGGCAAGAAGACGTCCAGTCTTTTCTTATGCAGTCTGCAATACATTGTTGCCCATCCCGATACGAACAACACGAAGGTTTTGGCATTGTTTGTATTGAAGCTAAAAACGCGGGTATCCCTTCTGTGGTAACTCCTTCCGGAGCGCTGCCGGAACTCATTTCACACAAACAGGATGGCTGGCTTTGTATTGATTTCTCTGCCTCGGAGATAGCAAATGGATTAAAATATTTTTTAGAAGACAAAGAACGTTTGATAGAGGCCGGGCGCCAGGCAAAACTTTCTCTTTCAAGATTCAGTTACGAGAAATTTGCAGAAGAGCACCAGAGAGAATTTGAGCTGGAGGATAAATAAATAGTGGGATATAAAGTAGGCATAATTTTAAGCCATCCGATCCAATATTACAGCCCATGGTTTAGGTATCTTTCTAAACAGTTGGATATAGAAGTTTTTTATGCCCATAATCAGAGCAGCATTGATAACGCTTCTTCAGGATTCAAGACTGAATTCCAATGGGATATTGATTTATTTGATGGTTATAAATATCGTTGGCTTAATAATATTGCCCGCAAGCCAGGTATCAATAGTTTTTTTGGCTGTGATACACCGGAAATAGATGAAATAATTAAAAGAAGCAAATTCGATGCATTCCTGGTTTGCGGTTGGAATTATAAAGCTTATATACAGGCGATAATTGCTTCTAAGAAGAATAATGTGCCGGTAATCATCAGAGGTGATTCAAACCTGATATCTGGCCGGTCACACATTATCAATATAGCGAGATTTATTCCTTACAGGATACTTTTACCGCTCATAGATGCCTATCTTTACGTAGGTAAGTTGAATAAAGAATACCTGTTGTATTACGGCGTAGATCAGAAGAAGATATTTTTCTCTCCCCATTTTATAGATAATGAATTATTTACAAGATCAGCGCAAGAGGCAATTGACTCCGGCAGGGCCGCAGATTTAAGAGGGGAGTTAGGAATAAGTAACGATTCGTTTGTGTTTTTATTCGCAGGAAAATTACTTGAGCGCAAAAGGCCACAGGATTTTATCATGGCTTTTATGGAATTGATTAATAAGAGAGATGATAACAAGATTCATGCGATAATAGCGGGTGATGGGCCGTTAAGGAGAGAGTTAGAGCTTTTGTCAAAGCGCCATTCCTCCTGTATCCACTTTTTGGGATTTTGCAACCAGAGTAAAATGCCGGCAATATATAAAAGCTCGAATATATTGGTTCTGCCGTCAATATTTGGCGAAACGTGGGGGTTGGTTGTGAACGAAGCTTTCGCCTGCGGTATACCTGCGATAGTAAGCGATAGGTGCGGGTGTGCACCTGACCTTATTGATGAAGGAGTTACCGGTTTTACCTTTAAGGCAGGAGACAGGGACTCTTTATGTGAAATAATGAGTTTGGCCAGAGATTGTTATCATGCGAGGAATTTCGTAGAGCCTTTAGGCGCCAAACTAAAAAATTATTCGTTAGAAAAAGCAAGTATCGGCTTTTTGGAAGCTTTGGGCGCAACCCATAACAAAGGATAGGCATATGTTCGGCACTAATATCGAGGAGAAAACAGCTGATTTTACAAGCGGTGAAAATTTGTATCCACTGCAGAAGAAATTCACATTAGCAGGATTGGTATTCGGCATTGTGTCCGGAGCAGTTTCTTTTAATCTCCTTGTTGGGTTATCAACTTTTGTATTGTTTTTTGGTGTGGGCTGGCTATGGAGGAGGAGAGAGCCGCCAATTTTGGTCGCTTGTTTTATTTCACACTGGATTTGGGCAACAATAGGTTATTTTTATAAAATCGGTAAAGGAGAATATCCGGCTTTTCCTTTTGCGACAAATATCGAGAAAGCAGTTTTACTTTCGTTGGCAGGCTTGATTTGTGTTGTTATGGGTATACGTTTTACACTGCATTTATTGAAGCCCAGATTAGTATTTAATTGGAGAAAAATAGAGGCGTTAAATATACGGTACTCCGTACAGAGGTTGTTCTGGATAGTTATCTTTTTCTTTTCCATAAATTGGTTTATGGAGATATTTCCTATGGGTATGATCTATAATGCTGCCCAGCTGATTATGAACCTCTTCCTTTTTAGGGAATTGTTCTTTTTTATGCTGCTTTTGGCAATACTGAACCAAAGAGAAGGATTTAAATACGGGGTAATCGTTTTTTTGTATGTATTATTGCCCAAATTTATATCTTATTTTTCCGGCTTTAAGGAAATATTCCTTCTTTTGATTATCGCTTTTTTGAGCCGCGGGCAAAGGGATGAGACTTCTGAAAAAGAAAAAAAGTTTGACCGTAAAGTAATGGTTGTTTCGGTTATATTTATTATAATTGTATATTTCTTTGGCTTGGCATGGGAAGGCGCAATAAAGCCGGTTTGGAGGCCGGCTATAAAATCAGGGATGGTAAAGGGCACACCGGTTGATAAATTAAGAGAATTTTCTTCCGTAGTTGTACAAACGGTTCCGAAACTTGATTTAGCAAAGTCAACAGATAGTCTTGCTATCAGACTGGCTTCACCATTGGGATATTTTTCGTATGTATTATTAAGAGTGCCAAATATGATTCCTCATGAAAACGGCGCATTAACTTTAAGGGCTTGGAACCATATGATAAGACCCCGGATCCTTTTCCCGGAGAAGGAAGGCCTGGGTTCACATTCTTGGTTAATCAGAAAATATGCAGGATTTAATGTAGCCGGGCTTGAGAGAGAAACCACTATAGCATTGGGATATATTCCCCAGTTATATATTGATTATGGAAGCTACGGCATGCTGTTAGCGGTATTTTTGTTAGGGATGTTGTTGGGCTTTGTTTATGCCTTAATCCTGATGTTCTCACAGAGCTACTATATATTCAGCTCAGCTGTTACGGTTGTTTTTATGAGAAACTATTTATATTACGAAACAGAACTGGCGTTTTTGCTTGGCAGCCTTTTTACAACTACGATAGTATTTATGGGTTTGATCATATTAACCGGAGCCTGGTTTGATAAAAGGCTTACTGTCAGACAAACATAGAAAACCTGGGATTTTATGAAGATACTGTGTATAAGTCCGTATTATTTTCCGGCCCTAAATTTCGGCGGACCAATAAATTCTCTGCATGGCCTTAATGCCGCGATGGTTAAGAAAGGCATAGATATTACTGTTTACACGACTAATGTAGGATTAAGCAACATACCCAAAGGATATGTAAGCGATGCAGTTATTGACGGAGTCAAGGTAAGGTATTTTAATTTCAAGCGTGCTTTAGAATTTGTCGGCAGCAGGGGCTGGCAGTACTCCCCAGAATTAAAAAAGGAATTATTGAAGAATATAAATGGATTCGATATCGTTTATATTATAGCATTATGGTCTTATCCTTCGAGTATCGCTGCATATTATTGCCGCAGGTTAAAGAAGCCGTATATTATTTCTCCGCGCGGCATGCTTTATTCTGAGGCATTGAGGATACAATCTATTAAAAAGAGACTATATTATTGGCTTATGAAGGATAATATACATGGCGCCAGCGCAATCCATTATACAAGCGAACATGAAAGAGATAGTTGTCATGATAGATTGAATTTTAGAAATAAAGCCATAGTGGTTCCTAACGGTATTGATATAAAAGGAGCCGAAATAAAGCAGGCCTTAGATAACGATAATTTCATACCGGACATTAAAAATAAGCGGCCTATACTTTTTATGGCCCGGATCAACAAAGTTAAGGGCCTTGATATGCTGATAAAAGCCTTTGCGTTGGTTTTAAGGGACGTGGGCAATGCCCATCTGGTTATTGCCGGAAGTGCAGAAGGAAAGTATTTTAATTCGGTAAAGAAGTTGGTAACAAAGCTTAATTTGAATGGTAAAGTAACTTATTTAGATTTTTTGAAAGAGGAATCCAAGAAGGCAGCTTATCTTTCAAGTGAAGTATTCGTCCTGCCATCCCGGTTTGAAAGTTTTGGCATGAGCGCGGTTGAAGCAATGGCTTTAGGTGTCCCGGTAGTATTGACAGATAAAGTCGGCATAAGCAGCGAAGCTCAAAAATATGGGGCAGCAGTTGTTGTCCCTGCTACAGAAAGTGAGCTTTATAAGGGGATTAAGTCTCTGTTGGAAAATAGAGAATTTGCAGCTGAGGTTGGCGCTAATGCTAAAAGGTTTGTAGCAGCAAGATATAGTATCGATAATGTTGCCCAAAAGATGATAGAAGAATTTGATTCGGTATTGGGTAAAACTGATTGTAAAATATGTTAATACTTGGTATCAATGCTTATCATCCGGATTCTTCCGCCTGTATTCTTAAGGACGGCAAGCTTATAGCAGCGGTAGAGGAAGAGAGGTTCCTGCGTATTAAGCATTGGGCTGGATTTCCTTTTGAATCTATCAAATACTGCCTTAACAGTGCGGAGGCAGGCCTGCAGGATATTGACCATATAGCCGTATCCAGGGACCCGATGGCAAAAGCCGTTAATAAGGCTTTGTTTGTCCTGAAGAACAGGATAAATTGGCACCTGTTGAATTCAAGGCTCAATAATTTATTAAAGATTAATAAAATCGGGGATGAGTTAAGCTCAAAGTTTAAGCTTCCAAAGCGGAGGTTAAAGGCAAGGTTTCATTATATTGAACACCACAGGTCACATTTAGCCAGTACATATTTAGTATCGCCTTTTAACGACTCCGCTATTGTTTCAGTGGACGGATTCGGAGATTTCTCAAGCTGCATGGCAGCAACCGGCCAGGGTAACAAAATAAAAGTAATTTACAGCATTGATTATCCTCATTCCCTGGGAATATTTTATACGGCCATAACTCAATTCCTGGGTTTTAATAAGTTTGGCGATGAATATAAAATCATGGGGCTCTCTGCCTATGGTCAGCCGAAATATATGAATCAACTCGGTAAGATCCTGCTAATTAAACCGTCTGGAAGTTTTAAGCTAAACCTGGATTATTTTTCTTTCTATAAATCCGGAACGGCTATGCTTTGGGATAATACGGAGCCTAAACTTGGACTATTGTACTCTGAGAAGATGATTGAAGAGTTTGGCAGCGCGCGTAATCCTGATGGCCAGATAACTCCTTTTTATTGCGATATTGCCTGTTCTCTGCAAAAAGCTTATGAAAATGTTTTTTTTCATATTTTAAATTATGTTTACGAAGTAAGTAAAAACCCCCGCCTTTGCCTCGCTGGAGGATGCGCTTTAAACAGCCTGGCTAATGGCAAGATATTTGAAAATACTCCTTTTAAAGAAGTATATATCCAGCCTGCTTCCTCAGACGCAGGAGGGGCGCTGGGCGCAGCTTATTATGTGTATAATAATTTATTAAACGAAGAGAGAAACTTTATTATGGATAACGCATATTGGGGCCCAATATTCAGCGATGGCCAGTTATCCGAGGAAATAAAGAAATATTCAAACCAGCTTGAATCCTTAAACTGCTTGGTAACGCGTCATCAGGATGACCTGTTTTCTGTTACAGCTTCTTTGATCGCAGAAGGTAAGGTGGTCGGATGGTTCCAGGGCAGAATGGAGTGGGGGCCGCGTGCGCTGGGAAACAGAAGTATACTGGCAGACCCGCGCAGGCAGGAGATAAAAGATATTCTTAATGCACGGATAAAACGCAGAGAATGGTTCAGGCCATTTGCTCCAGCCATATTGGAAGAGAAAATCCCGGAGTTTTTTGATGTGGATTACCCCGAACCCTTTATGCTAAAGGTCTATAATGTGAAAGAGGAAAAAAAGGGTTTGATACCGGCAGTAACTCATGTTGACGG contains:
- a CDS encoding glycosyltransferase family 1 protein, whose protein sequence is MVKMINKGKKPKPRVLVCCGDMVFKGGLERMTFEVMRALKEKGAIIHCIVNSWENHVIIESINELGLPYSLGYNKAELTRRPRNILIAMHMFFDVIINSILLLLVSLKFRPTHILIPEYISLLRNMPGIIILRIFKARIVVRIANPPVYGGSKFYTKLWQFMVNPFVDRYLSNSEYTKNAVLKMGIKEDKVKRIYNCVPKRKSIVLTPAKKDFNKIIFVGQIIPEKGLDLLFDAVILLKEQGLNVTLDIIGQMEGWVSPSYVGYREDLLKRAAEPYLKDIVRFLGWQEDVQSFLMQSAIHCCPSRYEQHEGFGIVCIEAKNAGIPSVVTPSGALPELISHKQDGWLCIDFSASEIANGLKYFLEDKERLIEAGRQAKLSLSRFSYEKFAEEHQREFELEDK
- a CDS encoding glycosyltransferase, whose translation is MVGYKVGIILSHPIQYYSPWFRYLSKQLDIEVFYAHNQSSIDNASSGFKTEFQWDIDLFDGYKYRWLNNIARKPGINSFFGCDTPEIDEIIKRSKFDAFLVCGWNYKAYIQAIIASKKNNVPVIIRGDSNLISGRSHIINIARFIPYRILLPLIDAYLYVGKLNKEYLLYYGVDQKKIFFSPHFIDNELFTRSAQEAIDSGRAADLRGELGISNDSFVFLFAGKLLERKRPQDFIMAFMELINKRDDNKIHAIIAGDGPLRRELELLSKRHSSCIHFLGFCNQSKMPAIYKSSNILVLPSIFGETWGLVVNEAFACGIPAIVSDRCGCAPDLIDEGVTGFTFKAGDRDSLCEIMSLARDCYHARNFVEPLGAKLKNYSLEKASIGFLEALGATHNKG
- a CDS encoding glycosyltransferase; its protein translation is MKILCISPYYFPALNFGGPINSLHGLNAAMVKKGIDITVYTTNVGLSNIPKGYVSDAVIDGVKVRYFNFKRALEFVGSRGWQYSPELKKELLKNINGFDIVYIIALWSYPSSIAAYYCRRLKKPYIISPRGMLYSEALRIQSIKKRLYYWLMKDNIHGASAIHYTSEHERDSCHDRLNFRNKAIVVPNGIDIKGAEIKQALDNDNFIPDIKNKRPILFMARINKVKGLDMLIKAFALVLRDVGNAHLVIAGSAEGKYFNSVKKLVTKLNLNGKVTYLDFLKEESKKAAYLSSEVFVLPSRFESFGMSAVEAMALGVPVVLTDKVGISSEAQKYGAAVVVPATESELYKGIKSLLENREFAAEVGANAKRFVAARYSIDNVAQKMIEEFDSVLGKTDCKIC
- a CDS encoding carbamoyltransferase; protein product: MLILGINAYHPDSSACILKDGKLIAAVEEERFLRIKHWAGFPFESIKYCLNSAEAGLQDIDHIAVSRDPMAKAVNKALFVLKNRINWHLLNSRLNNLLKINKIGDELSSKFKLPKRRLKARFHYIEHHRSHLASTYLVSPFNDSAIVSVDGFGDFSSCMAATGQGNKIKVIYSIDYPHSLGIFYTAITQFLGFNKFGDEYKIMGLSAYGQPKYMNQLGKILLIKPSGSFKLNLDYFSFYKSGTAMLWDNTEPKLGLLYSEKMIEEFGSARNPDGQITPFYCDIACSLQKAYENVFFHILNYVYEVSKNPRLCLAGGCALNSLANGKIFENTPFKEVYIQPASSDAGGALGAAYYVYNNLLNEERNFIMDNAYWGPIFSDGQLSEEIKKYSNQLESLNCLVTRHQDDLFSVTASLIAEGKVVGWFQGRMEWGPRALGNRSILADPRRQEIKDILNARIKRREWFRPFAPAILEEKIPEFFDVDYPEPFMLKVYNVKEEKKGLIPAVTHVDGTARLQSVNEKQNPYFWKLIKAFYEKTSIPVLLNTSFNENEPIVCTPAEALDCFIRTKMDALVLGNYIINKP